The uncultured Paludibaculum sp. sequence CGCAGGTTCCGACATGCGGGATGTATTCGGTACTGTAGTAGAGGCGAGTCGGTCCGGACTGGTTCGCCGTTGGGTCCGAATTCAACCAAGGTGGTCGGCTGATCAATCCGATGGCAGATCTCAGATTGACATGCCGCCAAGTAGCTGTTTGGGATAACACCGACCTGAGTCAGTTGTCTCAGGGGGGACCCGTCTGGCGACTGCTCGCCATCGTTGGTGATGTGCCGAGGCCTAAACGGCCAGTCCTTACAGACCATTGCACCCCTCCGCGGCGCGAAAAGGAAAATCGGATCCTAAATTCGTATGCAATACTACCATACGGTCGTTACCAGCACCACGGAATGAGATTAATGGTATGCGGCGCACGCAAGTTGCGGCAGTGCCGTACCAGTGTTCAGTCTTCACAGGGACCAGAGAAGAGCAGCTTCGGGCGGCTATCGCCGCCTTCTCGAATGCCGTGAAGGCACCCTCATGGACTGCGTCTGGACCGTCTCGGAGCATCCGCGAGGCCGTCGTCAAAAGACCGTCCGGCAGATCTTGGAAGTCCTCGGTATAACAACCCTTGTCCAGCCACGATTCCGTTGGCCGGTTTTGAGGTGTCCCTCATTGGCCGGTTTTCAGGTGTCCCCCGAGGCTCGGGGTGCGCGTCGATTGAACTCCGGCCGGCAGTCCGCGTAGTGCGGCTTGGGCCTCGGTCGGCTTGCGCTCTCGCCGCCGACATTCCTCTCCTTGGTTGTTGCACTACGTTCAACGCCTGCATGAGGCGGTTCCTGGTTGATGCCTCTCCTACTTGCGCATTGCCTTGTCATCCGTGCCATCCATCATGTGCCGGCAAATCCGGAAAGTTTGTTTGCGGCCGCTGTGCTCCAGGCTGGCGGACTTTGATTGCGGGCGGATCACGCGCAAGCCACCGAAATGCTTCGGCCGGTTGCTCTTGGATAGGCGACAATCCGGAAGTTGGTCAGGACTTCTCGCCGCAAGTCGGTTAGCGCCCACCAAATCTATCCGAATGTCCGCGTACCGCGGACATTGATTGACTTTCTCTATCTCTGAGGAGGAAGGCAAAACACGTGGAGCATACGCGAAAAGCCTCCGGGTTTGCGGCGACCGGAATAGGACGGCTTATCCTGCGATCGGGCATCTGTCACGCATGCTCCTGCTCGCGCCTTACCGGGTATGCCAACGGGCTTGGTTCCTGCAAGGCACTACGAGACAAGCCAAGAGAGAGGGAACTCGTTCGATGATGGCCCAGCCCGGCATGTATCGAACGCCACAGGATCCGGGAGGATTCCCGTTTGGCTACAACTGGCGGGCGACCGGCACGGGACTGATTCTGCTGGTCGGATTCAACTTCCTGGCAACGCAATACGTCGCCAACCGATTCCGATACCAAGCGGCGCTCGGAACGCCACTCCTGCGGACTCGTCAGACGGCGTTCTACCAGCCGTTCGCATGGGTTGTCTGGGGCTATCAGAACTGCACCAGCCGCGATCCCCGTATCCGCAAGCCACTCTTCGAGGGCGAAATGATCGTCCTCGGAGGCTGCGTCCTCTCGATGTTGGCGTTCTTCGTTGCGGCCAATCGGCAGGCTCGACGCCTCTCGGAGAATGCAGAGGACCTTCACGGTTCGGCGCGCTGGGCAACGCAGGCGGACATCGAGGCCACTGGCATCATGCGGTGCGACGGGGGTGTTTACGTTGGGGGCTGGTACAACGCTTCAACTCAAAGGTTGCGGTATCTGCGCCACAACGGCCCTGAGCACGTTCTCGCCTTCGCGCCTACCAGGTCGGGCAAGGGCGTCGGTCTCGTCATTCCGACATTACTCGCGTGGGAGGAAAGTGCCGTCATCGTACCCCGGCCTGTCGATGTGGGCCGAAACGGTTCGTGCACTTGGAGACCTCTTTGCTGGTCGCGGGTGGCGCCGCGTCAACGAGTCGAACCTGCCACTCGTACTAAGCCAGGATGGCAAGCTAGCGCTGACCGTATCGACCGGAGATGACGCAACCGGACAGAGCGATGGCAACCCGTGCACGAACTCCGCGAAGGGCCCACAGACAGCCAGGGCAATCAGTGACAATCGGCAACTGCTCTTATTCCCTGAAGCGGACGCCGCCGTCCGTCGTGCCTTTTCCGAAAACGTCAATACGCCTGACCGGAGTACCTGGATCCTCTTGCTGCATCGGGATCTCGCCGGACTAGAAGTGCGGTCGGAGCTTTCACGCCCGATTGGAATGTCCGAGGACGGTCGTGTCGACGGATGGGCCGAGCGGATCATGCTCAGACCGTTCCGGATTGACCCAGGCGCCGCCACCATGCCATTGGACGACAGTCCGCAGAGCCCAGAAATTGACCTCGAGGTCAGACGTCGCGCCTGAACACACTGGAGAGTGCGATGAACCCCAGTCGTTTGAGACTGGCCCGCAAAAGGCGGCAGTGTACTCAGCGCGAGTTGGCCGAACTAGCGGGTCTGCATGAACGGGCCGTCAAAGCATATGAGGCAGGCGAATACGAACCCACGATGGAGACGATGGAGCGAATTCAGGCTGTTCTGAAATTTCCAGCCGAGTTCTTCGAAGGTGATGACCTTGAAGAACCGCTACCTGATGCTGCGAGCTTTCGCGCCTTGACAAAGATGTCGGCTCGGCAACGTGACGCGGCCCTTAGCCAGGGGGCCCTTGCTCTGCACTTGAACAAATGGTTTGAGCGGAGGTTCGAACTACCAGCCGCTTCACTACCAGACCTCAGCGATGAAACCAGCCCAGAAGCTGCGTCAGAAACGCTTCGTGCTACGTGGGGCCTCGGCGAACTCACAATCCGCAACATGATCCATCTGCTTGAAGCGAAGGGCGTCCGAGTGTACTCCCTTGCGGTAAATGCGAGGGAGGTGGACGCTTTCTCGATGTGGAAGGGTACGACGCCGTTCATCTTTCTCAATTGCTACAAGTCATCCGAGCGCAGTCGGTTTGACGCTGCGCACGAACTCGGCCATCTCGTTCTGCACAGGCAAGGTGTCCCGCAGGGCCCCGAGGCAGAGCGAGAGGCGAACCGGTTTGCTTCGGCGTTTCTGATGCCGTCTGGAAGCATCCATGCTCACGTGCCGCTCTTTCCGACAGTGGAAGAACTCGTCAAGATCAAGAGAGTGTGGATCACGTCCGTTGCTGCGGTTAACCATCGATTCCACGAGCTAGGCCTAATTCGGGACTGGCACTATCGACGACTATGCGTGGAAATCGCCAAACGGGGATTTCGAAGTGCGGAACCCGAAGAAGCCCCGCGAGAGACCTCATTGCTCGTGCCAAAGCTCCTGGCCGCGTTGCAACAGGAGGGGATCAGCCGCGCTCGCATTGCGGCAGAACTCGGAATCCCCATAGCGGAATTGCGGGAACTCCTGTTCGGGCTCGCAATGACGGACATCGATGGCGGACGGACGGAGGCAGCGAGCCGGGGACCTGGAGCGACACAGCCAGGGCTTCACCGGATCAAGTAACGTTTGTGAAAGGTGCAAGTGCCCACTTAGCTGATGCGACACAGTACAAGTATCGTTGAGTCACACGACTCTCCTTTCTTTGGCTATTGCCCGGAGCCTATCACGGCTCCGGGCGGAGAATCGCCACTCCTTTCAACGATCTACCGAACATCCTCCCTCGGCCGACCGCCCGCCAAGTTCTACATATGTCTTGTGTTTTCGGTCAGCGCGGGCGGCCTGCCGGCCTGCTGGCAGGTCTTGGACGGGTGCGGCTCCTATGTGCGAAAATGGACAGGCTGCGGTTTTATGCAGAAGAAGGTGAGTTTCACACGTGCCGGCAATTCCCAGTGATTATCACTTCATTTTCGGATTGTGTCCGGACTTCGGAGGCAAACCGTTTTCGCTTGTACACTATCTGTCCATAGTCTCGTGTAACTCCGTCAATCGGCCCACGTCGATGAATTTCTATTATCAATACGAGCCAAGTGGATACTGGTGGGATAAGGCCAAACCGTACTTGAACCTCATACCTGTCACCTCACCATCAGAGGTCTTCTGTAATCCCCTCCTTCACCCAGCACACAAGGCAGATGTAATGCGGTTGGACATCCTCCTCGATCGTGGTGGGGTGTACCTTGACCTCGATGTAATCTCTCTAAAGCCGTTTTCGCCCCTTCTGGAGTTTGACGTAGTGCTTGGAGAGGAGCGGAACGTAGGGTTGTGCAATGCTGTGATTCTCGCGCGTCCTCGGGCGCCGTTTCTTTCGCGTTGGCGGAACGCGTATTGCTCATTTGATGCCAAGGAGTGGAATTCGCATTCAGTCAAAGTCCCGCGCATGCTCGCTGACGAGGCACCAGACGAAGTACATATCGTGGACCACAAGAAGTTCTTCTGGCCTATGTACTGGCGAGAGCATCTGCGATCGTTCTTTGTAGAAGCAGGATCCTCGTTTTGTGCCGAATCGTACTGCGTCCACCTCTGGGAGTCACTTACATGGCCGCACATTCGCAAGCTGACCGTTAAACATTTGTTGACAGTAGATAGTGAATTCTGCAGCCTCGTGCGTCAGTACGTAAGCGATACAATGGACGAGCCAGTGGATGTTACATGATTTGTGACGTGCCTTGATTCCTTGATTCACCATTGTCGGACCGCCTCGGAAGATCAAGATTTGGACAGGGACGGGCCGTGGTTGCTATCTCGCTAACCAAGGCATCCCTCACGCGCGAAGATTGCGCGTATGTCCCTCTCAAGAAAAAGGGATCGCCTCCGGTCCTGTGCACGATGCTGAATCATGCTGTACCAGGGTGGTTGGGTCGTAAGGCACCCCGGTAGTGCACGCCGAACAGCTCCCCGGGAAGCGAGGCGTCTCTAGCCCTTCGGCCAACTGCCTAGCGTGATCGAAGCCGGCTGCAAGGCCGTCATCCGTTCACGGGTCATTAATCTGGAATGCTTTGGACTGTGTGGGGCGCCGCGAGTCAATCCTCGCCCGGCGGTGCTGTCGGTTCGACTTTCGGTTCGAGGACTACTGGGAAGAACGCCGTGCTGCCTGAACATCGCTTCTATTTCGCGCATACCCGCGCTGTTAACCCGATCACCTCGGACCCTGATCCGTTCGTCAGGGATTTCGGGGTGTGGGTGCAGAGCAGAGGTCGCAGTAGGGCAGCAACGGCGACTCAATCGGCACATCAGTACGATCTGCATTTTCCAATCCACAAATGAGCCTGGAGCCCGGAAGTGCTTCCACTCCAGGATGAGCCTGGACGCTTATCCTCGTGTCGTACCGTTTGTCAGGCTTCTCTTTTCGATGGAATCTGTTCAGCCGGGGAGTGGGGTGGGGGGCGAAGGGGCGGCGCTCTTTGGAGCCCCCTTGCCCCCCCAACAATGGAGTCACCGGCGGCTTTGCACCTCCAGCAACTCTGTCTTGGCTTCCTGCATCTGCGCGGCCGCCTCGGTGTCGCTTTTAGCTTCAGCAAGCTCGCGCAGCGACTCGGCGGTAATGCCTCGCTTCAGATACTGCTTCCACTTCGGCGGCGCCGTTAGCTTCTCGTACGGCGTGCGGTAGTCGTCGGCTCGATAGTGGCGGCGCCGTTTGCCGCGTGCGTTCGTTTCCACCGTGGCAAAACCGCACGGCCGGTGGTAGTTTAAATAGGGATTCGGGTGCTCGCGGTAGAAGTCGTGGATCTCCTCCGCCCACTCGCTGCCAATCAATCCGCACCCATATGCTTGCGGACCATAGCGCCGTGCTTGCCCTCCACCAGCGCGTTGTCGGTCGAGCGGCACAGGCGCGACTTGATGAACTCCACCAGCAACTTGTTCAGCATGGCGGCAACCCGGTGGTTCAAATACTCCGAGCCATTGTCGCTGTGAAAGCCCAGAATCCGGAACGGGTACCGGGCCAACTTCTGTTCCAGCACAGGGATCAAATGGTTCTCATTGATGGCCTGGCAACAGCCCCGCACCTCCCACTGAGTCACTGTATCCACGCTGTTGATGTGATACGGACCAGCCTTGCCGTCCTGTTGGCCCTGATGCACCGTGCGCAGGTAGCCTGGCTGGCCTTGCGGTTCGGGCCGGCGCCGCTCGGCTATCGACACCGGCTTGCAGTGCATGAGATCGACCCTCACCCACCGCCTGCGATAGGCTGCCGACTGGCGCAAGTTGTACAGGTGCGACACCGACAGTGTGGCCAGGTGTGCGAATTCAGCTTTGCCAAACACGGTGTACTCGCGCTGGAGAATGCGGCGGATGGCCGGGTCACTCAAATCCTCATGTGCGGCGTCGACCTGAGCCAGCAGGGCGATGTCGGCGGAACGGTAACGGCGCGGGAAGCTGGGCACCGGCGCGCAGGCAAGGGCCGATCCGCGCGGGTCTGCCGGCGGCACCCGATGAGGCGCGTCGTCTGGGGAGCGGCTGAGGCCGGACAACTCGGACAGATGGGCTCGCACGACGCCGCGCCCGGCCCGGCTGCGTCGGTCGTAGTGATGGGCGCGCAAGACGTGCTCCTGCAACTGATAGACGGATTCTTTGCCTTCGAAGGCAAACTCCAATTACCGGCTACCTTGAGGAAACTCGCCCATCTGTTCAATGGTCAACCGCTCGGCTTCGTGCACCTGGAGTGTCATTCACCTGAGTCATCGGCAACTGTCCGGCTCCAGGCTCATCCCGCATTGGAGTCACACCCCTCGGCCAGGCTCATTTCGCATTGGAAGAGCCGGGTGCGCGACTTGAAAGTGGACGTCATGCTGCCCGACGCCCTTCCCAGTAGGTCTCGAAGCGACCATTGAGATGGCAGCATCGCAGGGCGATGATGGCGTTGGCTCCGCGAACGGTCCAGAACATGCCAGATTGCTTTAGGCGGCAACCGATTACGGTTTTGCAGCCAGCTTCGATTACACCTGAGCCGATGAACAGGTGCTGACGGCGGAACTTCGGATAGCGCATACGCTCGGCGTTGCGTTCGAAGTAATCCGCCTCGGTGCGAATCTTTTCCAGAACTTCGGTATTGGTGGATCTGGTGGAGCGCAACGAGAAGACCAGCTTTTCGATCTTGCCCTTGTCGAGGAGCCGCTTCTGGTGGACCTTCATCCAGGCTTGCTGCCCGGCTGGATCGTTGGGATACAGTCTGCGGACCAAGTCCCACAGGTGCTGGCGAGCGTGATACAGATCGACGATCTGCACCGTGCCGGGAAAGTGCTGGTCAGCAAGGTTCCAAATCCATTCGGCGCCGTCGCCCATGACAACCTTCTTTTGCGCGCGACTCCACCCCCGGTTCCAAGCTTCCAGATAGATGCGCCGGCCAAACTCCTCGGCCGTTTCGATGGCTCCGGTATCACTGCTGTCCAAGACAGGACACACCTGTCGTATCTGGTGCTGAATTCAAAGGGTTCCTGACCGGCGGCGTCTGATTTCCTGAGGGGTGGTCTCCGTTCTAGAGGGATTGAGCCTGTCCAAGTCAGCACAGATCGAGGGTCAACTGTTGCGGCGGCGGTGGCAGCGGTGGGGTTTCGAGCGGATGGTTGAGCCACTTGGTCAATTCACGGTAGGTGAACAGGTTGAGCCGCAGCAGCGAAGCCAGGTTGGACAAGGACCAGTTGGCTCGGGAAAGGTGATGCAGCCACTTCAACAACAGCAGGGCGATCAGGGCTGTCCAAATCTGGATGCGGAGAGCGTTCTCGCTGGTGCCAACGAAGGTCTTCACTGTCAAATTTTGCTTGATCGCCTTGAACAACTCAACCACATAATGCCCATCAACAGCGCCATGAGGAGGTTACGATCCACTATGGCTTTCATCCCCTCCGTGGGCAAAGCCTACCGGTAGTCAGGAAGTACGAGTTTCTCGACGAGGTCCACTTCGTCGTCCGCCGCCCCGATGGCAGGCCGCTGGCGGTAGCGGCATGGATGACGCAGCCTGAGGCAGCCAGCCCAAGGATCGTCTCTGCCGGGCGTCTGCCGGTTCGGACCATGCTCGAGATGCTGCGCGTCACCGAGGCCTGCCTGTCCTCTCGCGTGCACAATGTGCACGAGGAGGATCACGATGCCGCAGAATTGGGCAAGCCGCCAACGCCAACTCTTCGAACAACAGCCGCCCGCTTTGGGCGTTCGCCTTCCGCCGGAAGTGCAGGAACAACTACGCCAAGCTCTGGTGCACTGGCTGCGGGCACTGGCCAAGGCGCTCCGCGAGGAGGGAAGCGGCGATGAGTAAGATCACCGCCGATCACCTGGCCCGGCGAGCTTGCATATACATTCGCCAGTCCACACCCGACCAGGTGCGGCACAACCTCGAGAGCCAGCGCCTGCAGTATTCTCTCGCCGACCGCGCGCGCGGCTTGGGCTGGCAGGACGTCGAAGTGATCGACGAAGATCTCGGCATCTCGGGGGCGGGCACGCACCGCCCCGGTTTTGAGCGCCTGCTTCGCGCTCTCTGCAATGGGCAAGTGGGCGCGGTCTTCAGCGTCGAGGCCTCGCGACTCGCGCGTAACGGCCGGGACTGGCACACGTTGCTGGAGTTCTGCAGCATCGTCGGAGCGCTGTTGATCGATGCTGATACCACATACGACCCCAGGCTCACCAACGATCGATTGTTGTTAGGGATGAAGGGCACAATCAGTGAAATGGAAATCGCGTCTTTCCGGGAGCGCGCGCAATCGGCCCTGCGGCAGAAGGCTGAGCGGGGCGCTTTGGTACGGCGCGTCCCGATTGGGTATGTCAAAGGCGCCGATGATCGGATAGAGAAGGATCCCGACGTCAGGATCGCCTCCACGGTGGAATTGATCTTCCGCAAGTTCACCGAGTTGGGCAGCGCGAGGCAAGTCTTCTTCTGGCTGGACCAACAACAGATTCAGATGCCCGTTGCTCGTGGGCCGGAGACTTCGCGAGAAGTTGTCTGGCAGCCGGCTCGATACCACGCGGTGCTCAGCATACTGAAGAACCCTGCCTACGCCG is a genomic window containing:
- a CDS encoding type IV secretory system conjugative DNA transfer family protein, which gives rise to MYRTPQDPGGFPFGYNWRATGTGLILLVGFNFLATQYVANRFRYQAALGTPLLRTRQTAFYQPFAWVVWGYQNCTSRDPRIRKPLFEGEMIVLGGCVLSMLAFFVAANRQARRLSENAEDLHGSARWATQADIEATGIMRCDGGVYVGGWYNASTQRLRYLRHNGPEHVLAFAPTRSGKGVGLVIPTLLAWEESAVIVPRPVDVGRNGSCTWRPLCWSRVAPRQRVEPATRTKPGWQASADRIDRR
- a CDS encoding XRE family transcriptional regulator, producing the protein MNPSRLRLARKRRQCTQRELAELAGLHERAVKAYEAGEYEPTMETMERIQAVLKFPAEFFEGDDLEEPLPDAASFRALTKMSARQRDAALSQGALALHLNKWFERRFELPAASLPDLSDETSPEAASETLRATWGLGELTIRNMIHLLEAKGVRVYSLAVNAREVDAFSMWKGTTPFIFLNCYKSSERSRFDAAHELGHLVLHRQGVPQGPEAEREANRFASAFLMPSGSIHAHVPLFPTVEELVKIKRVWITSVAAVNHRFHELGLIRDWHYRRLCVEIAKRGFRSAEPEEAPRETSLLVPKLLAALQQEGISRARIAAELGIPIAELRELLFGLAMTDIDGGRTEAASRGPGATQPGLHRIK